The window tttccctctccctaaGACATAATTTTTTTGATGGAGAGTCTGACTGGAGATGAAATCTGGATTTTAAGAGGTGGATTTTCAGTCTGTTCTTATCCAGAATTCCATTTTACTCTTGAGTTCTGTGATACGACATTACTTGTCAAGACATTCAAATACAAACCTCACCATTCACAAATTCAAGTGACAAGgtagctgtttttaaaagctgtatcaAGTCACAGATTTAAATGAAACATGCAAGTGGATTTACCCATCACTTCTTCAACTGTGTCACTGAAATGCTCCAAATATTGGCTGAGCATTTATTCTAAACAGCAGTAACATATTAGTACTTAGAGAGGCTGCTTACCTGTTTTTCAGCAGCATAACTATTTTGCTTCTCCACAGGGCCGTTTTTCAATGCTTTCTCCCTGGCATGGTCTGCCATCAGGTTCTGGTGTAGGATTATTACACTGGCGAGTTCGAGTGCTTTCTCCATTGACGCAGGTGGACCAGGCGCTCCAACAGCTCCAGCCTCCATCAGTGACAACTGGTGTTAAGACACCATAATAGGATTAGTCCAGCACCTCTCTGTCTTCTGTGCAGTGACAGAGAGATAAATTAGAGCTTTTTACTTGGCACTTTTGAGGGTGGACAAGGTAGACCATAATTCAATTCTTACCTTCTCAGTTGTGGTGACTCTGCAGATCACTGCAGCCTACAGCATACAACCCATCACACAGATTTGGCTTTTGAAATTGCTCTTGTCAGCAGCACTGCTTAAGAGCCCAGAGGTTTCAACATTATTGTCACCCTTGGAAGCTGCCCGAGTATCAAGTTCTAAGGCCCATTTTGGGCACCTGTGTTTTAGAAACTTGGCCACAGAGAATGAATTTACTGCACACTAAATTTTTTACATGTTGTGGAACTGCATTCatcttcttcttcccctttgTGGGCCAATCCGATATTAAGCTAGCACAGTAATTATGAAATGTGATCATGTGTTAGCAAACACAGTGCTTTTGCAGCAAACTGAAGACAAAACAGCTTATGATGTGGTGAGATTGCTTTTGCCTAAAATCAGTTTACCATTACTGCACCATGCTTCAATAATGCTCCTATTTACTTACATGAACTTGGGGTATCGTTCCAAGACACACCAATGTATGTGGGACAATGAACTCTAAATTAGAATGCCCTCTTTATGGAAAGAACCCAGTAACTTACGCTAACTTCCACACCATATAACCATGAAGTTTGACAGCAGTAGGTATAAGGGAGTACTATGATATCTTTCTGTCCTTATGAAGGCTCATTTTGTCAGCATATTGTTCACAATAAAAAATATGCTCATTTTAGTCTGTCTGGGGTATTTACTAACCTTTAACTAATGTAGATTTGGGAATCTGACAAGCAATTCCCTTAAAGTAGCTTGAGCACATGCATGTACAGGCCCCATCTACCAGCACAAGGGTGCCTCCATTTTTGCAGGGTTCACATTTGCACACACTGTATTCGGTAACGTAGTCTTCAATTGCTCTTTccaaattttgtttctttaaatacGCGTTTCTCATCTTAACTGGAACAAGTGTATGTATTGGAGAaggctgtagaagaaaaaagcccatGCATAACAGACTTCCCTGAAGTTCTGAATCCTTTTGATACACACATCACTCAAGTAAGCATCTGAATAAACTGTCAAGGTTGTGGCAGTGTGCTCCCCCCGCTGCCCCTGCTTAAGCCATAACCAGCAGTGGAAGTTGTGATGGCTGCATCCAGCTTACCCTGGATTTCGGGGGACAGGTGGCAGCATGGTAGCCAAGGGCTGCTTGGAACAGTGACCCAGACATCTTGCCAGTATGCAAATATAACTGTAAGTCAATCATCTTACTTTATAAATAGTGGACAGCCAGTCTGGGGCCcattgagctctcctgcacagcagcGGGCTGCATGgcaggatctccccttgagtagggacaCCTCACAAGGTTACTCCTTGAGGTTGAGAAATTTCTTGCCGCAACATATTCTTGGTAAGTGATTAATAGCAggctaaactttgaaatcttagctaagtgatatgAACGATTGATCGCACATgtataatcctttagacataaaccattgagCAAGTCTGtgactaggagtggatccagctgcacctagagTCCtctctttgagaaggagttcagaaagcaagggggtcctttcaaacctcatgactcaatgggacggtctccctgacagttttttCTGACCCTGTCCTGTATGCAGTAAATACTCAAACATACCTTGCCATCAAATCTTGTTAAACACTGTCACATTTACCATTGAACTTTGTTAACTCACTGTTTTACATCAATAAAGTACACTGTTGTTTCTGTCTTATGAGTGAAGTGCATGACTCCATTCGtgacaaaaatgaagaaaatatctgCAAATTCATGATAAACTTGCAGTCTCACCTCCATCTTAGAACAAAAGCTTTCAAACTGTAAGAGCCACAGCTCTGAAGAAGTTGTACTTACCCGTTGCTGTATCACTACTGGAGCATCAACCAAAGACTTAGCCCACTGTATGTAATCCTCTACATCAACCATTTTGGATCCTCGCAgtaacatttcttttattttaactgaaaaatcaatTGTCCCTCCATCAACGAAGGAGATAACATCATCAATGACAGCGTCATCCTTATGttctgctgcagaaagaaagaagagaagatgaagaaagTTGGATGTCCATGCATCTTGAAGAACAATTGTCTTTTTAGCACAAGTCCATCTCTATAAAGTGACTGTAGAGAGAAGAACCCTTCACTCACTGATTGTGGTGGAATTCAATCTTTTTTTGCTCATACCTCTTATGTGGGAGGAAATCttctattttgcatttaaatcagaaaaccctatatctgaaaggaaagaaggggTAGGGCAAAATGACAGATATCATGGAGATCGTAGCTTTTTGATAACAAGCCAAAGATAATATGAGTAATGCTACTGTCTCACATGAGCTGAACTAGAAAAGGGCAGGAATTAGACTAGTAGGAGGTTTTGCTTCATAACTAAAACACAGGAAGAGAGCACTGGAAAGAATTGCCTCTTCTGTGCTCAGTAGTAAATTCTCCTTGCCTTTTGCAATTTTTAGGTCATGTGATAGAAAAGTAATTTCCAGACACACAAAGGAGCAGAGAGGAACAATGACAGGCAGGGGAACACAAGTAGCTTAATAAGAGAAAGGAAGCCCCTGCCTTGATTCCTCCCAGGCCTGTCCCAGCAGAGCTATTGGCCCTACAGGATGGGGCTGAGGATGAAGGAACAGCAAGATGAGTCAATGGAAAGGCTCTCTGGATGCAAAGAAGGGCATTTTGGGATTGCATAAACTTAAAATACTTAGTGTGTGTTTAGGAGAGTACCGTTGAAGAGGTAAGGGGGGGATCAAGGTGGCTTTGGGAGGAACAATCATGCGAAGGTAGAGGgataaaggcaaaaaagggGACTGATTGCATATAGAAACGTGGCTGAGCAGTGAGCTTGTCTGCTGCATACTGTCCTTGATCAGTGCAGTCTGTCCTGGCCTACCATTAAATTCCATTTCTAACTATTTTCCTGGGTGAGGGGACTCTATTCcttgtgcatatgtgtgtatgGAGATCTGTATGCCAGCAACTAGAGTTGGAAAATGGCTGATAGGGACCTGGTATTTGTGGTGCCAGTAACTGGAACGAGTGAGTATACATGTGTCAGTGCATGATCACTAGCAAATATCAAGCCAGACTAGAAGGTGAATAGGGTTAAGTGGCTTGGGAGCCAAGTATCAAAGTGGCTGTTAGTCTGGCCTAGATATCTACATCTCTAGAGTCTAGAGTGAGAGAACTGGAGGAGTTGGCTACTGGAGTGACCAGGGTATTTAGGCCAAATACTGGAGAAACCACAAGGTCTTGAGGTTGACTGACACCTGTTTGCATGtgagtgtgtgtctgtgcagggCAAATGGAGATAAGAGGATCCAAGGACCAATTGCTGGGTAGACTGCGCACCTAGGGCCAGTCACTGGAGGCATCcatagtgtgtgtgtgtgttggtgtGCATCAGGTGGTCTGTACCAGCAATGGAACTGGAGCTGTGGTCCTTGGGTTGTTGTATATCTGGGTGCCAGTAACAAGGGAGACTAAGGATCCAGTTGCTGGTTCAGTTGAATGTCTAAGGTTAGCTGCTGGAGGGATCTGTGTTGGCTATGTATGTATATTGAGGAGGGGCTGAAATATCTGACAGTTGTGTTGCCTGCAGAGACTATCAGCTCTAGatgaccctgcttgagcaggggattTGGACACGATGGCCTCCAGAGGACCCTTTCGACCTCAACCACTCTGTGAATCTGTGATATTTCACACTAACAGACTTTCACCCTGATCAGATGGAGAGAAGAACAGGATGAAGCCACTGGTGCTGTTTGTGTTTGCCTGAGTGCTGTGCTTTTGTGTATATCGATTTGTGTGACTAGCAATGTGTGTATGTATCTATGTGTTAGGTaagtatgtttgtgtgtgtgtgcacctACTGGGAACACATGCTCAGCCTGGCTTGGTCTGGGAGCATGGAAGTATGGCAGCCTCACCTCTGCTGATCTACCAGATTTGTCCTTTCCCTAACAGCAATAGCTATATTGAttacaaaaagggaaaaaaatggtattttgccTTAAGGAAAAGATGTAATGTAAAATACAGATATACTTACACTTGTCCTTCACATGAATCTTTTCACATTTACCACCCTCAATATTAACATCGGCATGTAAGTCTTCATATGCAATATTGACACCTAAGTGGTAGCCAAGGCATCTTTTCACATCTTCTACAGTGATACCTAGAAGTGGAAATAATTAGGTGATTAGAGGGATTGTATGACCATAAATAATGTGATACTATTATTCTTGGAGAATAAATTTCAGGGCTATTGGACATGTTTATGGCTTTCTTCTTCCCATTTATCTCCTGCGTTTTCCTCTTCCACAAAATGAATGTGAGGATGATTGTATCTGAAGCCCCTGCACAGAGGCAGGTGAGATCTACAGTAATTAGGAAAATACCAAAACCTTCCAAAAactgatttctgttttccttgatCTAGCTAAAAGCAGATGTCCCTCTAGGGACCACTCTTTCCGTATATTCTATTGGAATTCTATCTTTCTCAGCTGCTTATCATTTGGTATTTTTATGTGCTAAATTGTTCAATCCTCCCAGTCTCTGTCCCCCAGCCTCAAACATGTTTCTCCACTCCTTTTCCCCATAAAGTTAATTAAGGCCACTAATCTCTTACAAGTGCTCTATTCACATAATTTCTAATCCTCCTCTATCTGCTACTGCCTCCAAcactactttttatttattaaactcAAACATATAATCTGGAACTTCACTTTTGTGTTCAGAAAGATTTTGCTTAAGGttggtacttaaaaaaaatccagcaccACATTATCCAGGTGCTGAACAGAGTAATAGTGGGATACGTAAGTGACAGCTTTGCCCTATATCCCTTTGCACAGTCTGAATATCTGATTGTAATATTGTTGGTGGTGCTGTATGCATCAGGTACTTATTTTCTGATCTCCAAAATCAGCATAAGAATTACCTTTTCTAACTTTATTCTAGAATGATACTTTTAATCCATCACAAAACCACATATATCTGAACTGCACATGAAGGAGGATTAAATTGCTACTTTCCTATTTTAACCAGGGCAAGGAAAATTCCAGGGTGAATGTTAAAATCTATAAAAACAGTTTCAACACACTCAAGTGCACTGTGTGATTTCTAGGAAGTTCTTCAAtttattccttattttttgCCACTACCATACTTGTAGAGCGATTGTACTCCAAGAAGGTACCAACTAGCAAATTTGATTTAAGGTTTAGGCAGATTTTCTAGGCATTGAGGATCTCTTGTGAATCATGTCACACTAATTAGTATTGCTAGCATTCTGAAGAGGTttgtttaagattttttttcttagttacAGACTTAAAATACAGACTTCAAATAATTCTGGAAGTTACAAAGACTGACTCTCATCTCCGTTGAACTCATGCAATTCTGTAATGTCACTGGTGTGCCACAAGCGGCACACCCTGAAATGTGCTGTTCTCAGTAGTGCTCCATACACACAAATCTATCCTCATACTTCTCTTTGCATGACTGGAGACTTGGTGATAATCTGCATAACACAGCAAGGCCAACAGAATGCATACCTATTCGAGACATAGCGTAATTATCCAGCACGTACACAAGTTCATATTTTCCTCCTACAGTTCCAGAGACTGCATAGTGGGTTCCATAATCTTCTAGGAATTTGAAATATTCCCCCTTATCATATTCAGCAGGCAGCAAGTTTAGATCATCAAGGAAACTATCTGTGAGACGGACATCACGACTCCTCATTTGGAATCTTCCCAGCTGAATCTTTCCTTTTACATGCAGAAAGGTTTGGTTCTAAATGCAGGGGgaagaaagcagatgaaagTGCCATTCTGGTATGAAGCACAGCAGGAAAATCTGTTCTATTTTGCTTACAGGGAAACACAGCACCATTAAACATGGCATTCAATATAG is drawn from Haliaeetus albicilla chromosome Z, bHalAlb1.1, whole genome shotgun sequence and contains these coding sequences:
- the C9 gene encoding complement component C9 translates to MRSMHVVLQLIPILCNLEVAASLWGESRSSSEKAFHRGTRELNAPSPIDCKLSSWNAWGPCDPCTYQRFRSRRIERFGQFDGRPCLETLGDTQSCKTSQVCPEEPEQGCGTDFECNSGRCIKQRLVCNADNDCGDFSDEDNCESNPRSPCHNHDIDVSEIGRTAGQGINILGMQPMASPFDNDFFNGLCERVRDGNTRAYYRKPWNVGVLNYDTKADKTFTSVFYHDRVKMLREVYIEKQKHFNADLSLKYRPTEGSNKTGLEQKFKYHYSKNSSLSSILKSSTERNQTFLHVKGKIQLGRFQMRSRDVRLTDSFLDDLNLLPAEYDKGEYFKFLEDYGTHYAVSGTVGGKYELVYVLDNYAMSRIGITVEDVKRCLGYHLGVNIAYEDLHADVNIEGGKCEKIHVKDKSEHKDDAVIDDVISFVDGGTIDFSVKIKEMLLRGSKMVDVEDYIQWAKSLVDAPVVIQQRPSPIHTLVPVKMRNAYLKKQNLERAIEDYVTEYSVCKCEPCKNGGTLVLVDGACTCMCSSYFKGIACQIPKSTLVKVVTDGGWSCWSAWSTCVNGESTRTRQCNNPTPEPDGRPCQGESIEKRPCGEAK